One Stenotrophomonas maltophilia DNA window includes the following coding sequences:
- a CDS encoding alpha/beta fold hydrolase yields the protein MIRTTLLAAALALAGAAAPAFAAQVDAGAPPTIILVHGAFADGSSWSKVISTLHDWKLPAVAVQNPLTSLADDVAATRRAIAAAPGKVVLVGHSWGGTVITEAGNDPKVQALVYVAAFAPDAGQSSAQQGEGFPVGPGLTRLQQRDGYLTLPADAIAQDFAPDVMKTSAALLYSTQVPLKASALGEVVNVAAWRSKPSWYVLSRDDRMLSPQLQAATAKRIGAQLQSIGSSHVSLLSHPAQVADSILEAAGVKPAELPLAEQGG from the coding sequence ATGATCCGTACCACGTTGCTTGCCGCCGCTCTCGCCCTTGCCGGCGCCGCCGCCCCGGCCTTCGCTGCCCAGGTCGACGCCGGCGCGCCGCCCACCATCATCCTGGTGCACGGCGCCTTCGCCGATGGCTCCAGCTGGAGCAAGGTCATCAGCACCCTGCATGACTGGAAGCTGCCTGCGGTGGCCGTGCAGAATCCGCTCACCTCGCTGGCCGACGATGTTGCCGCCACCCGTCGTGCGATTGCCGCTGCGCCTGGCAAGGTGGTGCTGGTCGGCCACAGCTGGGGTGGCACGGTCATCACCGAAGCGGGCAATGACCCGAAGGTACAGGCGCTGGTGTACGTGGCGGCCTTCGCACCGGATGCAGGGCAGTCTTCGGCGCAACAAGGCGAAGGTTTTCCGGTCGGCCCGGGCCTGACCCGCCTGCAGCAGAGGGATGGCTACCTGACCTTGCCGGCCGATGCGATTGCTCAGGACTTCGCGCCGGACGTGATGAAGACGTCGGCTGCGCTGCTGTACAGCACCCAGGTCCCGCTGAAGGCCAGCGCGCTGGGCGAGGTGGTGAACGTTGCGGCGTGGCGCAGCAAGCCGAGCTGGTACGTGCTCAGCCGTGACGATCGCATGCTGTCGCCGCAGCTGCAGGCCGCCACCGCAAAGCGCATTGGCGCGCAGCTGCAATCGATCGGCAGCAGCCATGTGTCGCTGCTTTCGCATCCTGCGCAGGTGGCCGACAGCATCCTGGAAGCGGCAGGCGTGAAGCCCGCCGAACTGCCGTTGGCCGAGCAGGGGGGCTGA
- a CDS encoding response regulator, protein MNPVPHILVVDDDSEIRQMLADYLQRNGLRVSQADGGRAMRALMDTHAVDLVVLDVMMPGEDGLSLCRNLRAGKHRAVPVVLLTARDDETDRIIGLEMGADDYVTKPFSSRELLARINAVIRRTRMLPPNLQVSEAGRQLAFGAWRLDTTARHLLDAQDTAYPLSGAEFRLLRVFLDHANRVLSRDQLLSLTQGRDAELFDRSIDLLVSRVRQRLGDDAREPTYIKTVRSEGYVFSVPVQLLGPDE, encoded by the coding sequence ATGAACCCTGTACCGCACATCCTTGTCGTCGACGATGACAGTGAGATCCGCCAGATGCTGGCTGACTACCTGCAACGCAACGGCCTGCGCGTGAGCCAGGCCGACGGTGGCCGGGCCATGCGCGCACTGATGGATACCCATGCAGTGGACCTGGTGGTGCTGGACGTGATGATGCCGGGCGAGGACGGCCTGAGCCTGTGCCGCAACCTGCGTGCCGGCAAGCATCGTGCGGTGCCGGTGGTGCTGCTGACCGCACGCGACGACGAGACCGACCGCATCATCGGCCTGGAAATGGGCGCCGACGACTACGTGACCAAGCCCTTTTCCTCGCGCGAACTGCTGGCACGCATCAACGCGGTGATTCGCCGCACCCGGATGCTGCCGCCGAACCTGCAGGTGAGCGAAGCCGGTCGCCAGCTGGCCTTTGGTGCCTGGCGCCTGGATACCACCGCGCGCCATCTGCTGGATGCGCAGGACACTGCGTATCCGCTCAGTGGCGCCGAATTCCGCCTGTTGCGCGTGTTCCTCGATCACGCCAATCGGGTGCTCAGCCGCGACCAGCTGCTCAGCCTCACCCAGGGCCGCGATGCCGAACTGTTCGACCGCTCGATCGACCTGCTGGTCAGCCGCGTGCGCCAGCGCCTGGGTGACGACGCACGCGAGCCGACCTACATCAAGACCGTGCGCAGCGAGGGCTATGTGTTCAGCGTGCCGGTGCAGTTGCTGGGGCCGGACGAATGA
- a CDS encoding sensor histidine kinase — protein MNTGARRPRWPRTLSARLLLVLLGGLALAHALSFGLLFFERYQSTRSMMLRNLDEDVAVSVALLEHLPADQRDAWVPRLERRTYRYLLRPAVAGPGLQTDRARQVTAIIDDSLQHRYPLQARQVARLPERFEVELHLHDGTPLTIEVTPSGLPLARWLPAVLLVQLALLLVCAWLAVRLAMRPLQQLSHAVEQLQPGKDGPVLPEDGPAEVGGAAAALNALQARIRGHVSERLQILAAISHDLQTPITRMKLRVETLPEDSTQQRLLSDLDHLGQLVREGVAYARSSHVASGAPVSMDLGAFLASVVGDYEDMGKPVSGGAPAGLVVQTWPQPLRRVVGNLVDNALRYAGAAEIEAGRDEAGRVWIGISDRGPGIPEGQLQAVLAPFHRLESSRNRDTGGTGLGLAIAVQLAQSLGGSLRLHNREGGGLRAELQLPG, from the coding sequence ATGAACACCGGCGCACGTCGTCCACGCTGGCCGCGCACGCTGTCGGCGCGGCTGCTGCTGGTGCTGCTGGGTGGACTGGCCCTGGCCCACGCACTGTCTTTCGGCCTGCTGTTCTTCGAACGCTACCAGTCCACCCGCAGCATGATGCTGCGCAACCTCGACGAGGACGTGGCGGTGAGTGTCGCGCTGCTGGAGCACCTGCCCGCAGACCAGCGCGATGCCTGGGTGCCGCGGCTGGAGCGGCGTACCTACCGCTACCTGCTGCGCCCGGCTGTGGCCGGGCCGGGGCTGCAGACCGATCGTGCACGCCAGGTCACCGCGATCATCGACGACAGCCTGCAGCATCGCTATCCGTTGCAGGCGCGCCAGGTGGCTCGCCTGCCGGAGCGGTTCGAGGTGGAACTGCACCTGCACGACGGCACGCCGTTGACCATTGAAGTCACCCCTTCGGGCCTGCCGCTGGCGCGCTGGCTGCCCGCCGTGCTGCTGGTGCAGCTGGCGCTGTTGCTGGTGTGCGCATGGCTGGCGGTGCGCCTGGCCATGCGCCCGCTGCAGCAGCTGTCCCACGCGGTGGAACAGCTGCAGCCGGGCAAGGACGGGCCGGTACTGCCTGAAGATGGCCCTGCGGAAGTAGGCGGTGCGGCGGCCGCACTCAACGCGCTGCAGGCACGCATTCGTGGCCATGTCAGCGAGCGCCTGCAGATCCTCGCAGCGATCTCGCACGATCTGCAGACCCCCATCACGCGCATGAAGCTTCGGGTGGAGACCCTGCCTGAAGACAGCACCCAGCAGCGACTGCTGTCCGACCTCGACCACTTGGGTCAACTGGTGCGTGAGGGCGTGGCCTATGCGCGCAGCAGCCACGTCGCCAGTGGCGCGCCGGTGTCGATGGACCTGGGCGCGTTCCTGGCCAGTGTGGTCGGCGATTACGAGGACATGGGCAAGCCGGTCAGTGGCGGTGCGCCCGCTGGACTGGTCGTGCAGACATGGCCGCAGCCGCTGCGCCGGGTGGTCGGCAATCTGGTCGACAACGCGTTGCGCTACGCCGGTGCCGCCGAGATCGAGGCGGGCCGCGATGAGGCCGGAAGGGTGTGGATCGGAATTTCCGACCGTGGCCCCGGCATTCCCGAGGGCCAGCTGCAGGCAGTGCTGGCGCCGTTCCATCGGCTGGAAAGCTCGCGCAACCGCGATACCGGCGGCACCGGCCTGGGCCTGGCCATCGCGGTGCAGCTGGCGCAGTCGCTGGGCGGCTCGCTGCGGTTGCACAACCGCGAGGGCGGCGGATTGCGAGCGGAGCTGCAGCTGCCGGGGTAA
- a CDS encoding HvfA family oxazolone/thioamide-modified RiPP metallophore: MSVSTKTTPSSRLPRVGAIGIALAGGLLLAGQAAAIQPLAVSAMAMSAAAEGKCGEGKCGANKTATGKPAGKAKVAEGQCGEGKCGDASFARTDRDHDGRVSRAEFNAVAAKRAAEFDRIDTDHDGYISEQEAHDYLRSVYTANGKPMPKGLFSRVAD; the protein is encoded by the coding sequence ATGTCCGTCTCGACCAAGACCACCCCCTCCTCCCGCCTGCCGCGCGTCGGTGCCATCGGCATCGCCCTGGCCGGTGGCCTGCTGCTGGCCGGCCAGGCCGCGGCGATCCAGCCGCTGGCGGTCAGTGCCATGGCCATGAGCGCTGCTGCCGAAGGCAAGTGCGGTGAAGGCAAGTGCGGAGCCAACAAGACCGCCACCGGCAAGCCCGCCGGCAAGGCCAAGGTGGCCGAGGGCCAGTGTGGCGAAGGCAAATGCGGCGACGCCTCGTTTGCCCGCACCGACCGCGACCACGATGGCCGGGTCTCGCGTGCCGAGTTCAACGCCGTGGCCGCCAAGCGTGCCGCCGAGTTCGACCGCATCGACACCGACCACGACGGCTACATCAGCGAGCAGGAGGCACACGACTACCTGCGCAGCGTCTACACCGCCAACGGCAAGCCGATGCCGAAGGGCCTGTTCTCCCGCGTCGCCGATTGA
- a CDS encoding ferric reductase-like transmembrane domain-containing protein, which produces MTISNTSFLHGWRLFVAIGVVLIAFALTAFALYPDAAEGSRAAIRLTARTSFLLFLAAFTASSFATLLPGPFTHFLLRERRIIGLSFAFSHLLHAVAITSFGILNPAFWPARSALANLPGTVGYIAILALAITSHRGLARRMGPTAWRRLHVAGMWIIAAVFTYSYFKRVPGNFWYAVPSALMFTAFVVRWIAKRAQALRRSAHARPPLRAA; this is translated from the coding sequence ATGACCATTTCCAACACGTCCTTCCTGCACGGCTGGCGCCTGTTCGTAGCCATCGGCGTGGTCCTGATCGCGTTCGCACTGACCGCCTTCGCCCTGTATCCCGATGCAGCCGAAGGCAGCCGCGCGGCGATCCGGCTCACCGCCCGCACATCGTTCCTGCTGTTCCTGGCGGCATTCACGGCATCCTCCTTCGCCACCCTGCTGCCCGGCCCGTTCACTCATTTCCTGCTGCGCGAGCGGCGCATCATCGGCCTGTCCTTCGCGTTCTCGCACCTGCTGCACGCAGTCGCCATCACCAGTTTCGGCATTCTCAACCCGGCGTTCTGGCCCGCACGCTCAGCGCTGGCCAACCTCCCGGGCACGGTGGGCTACATCGCCATCCTGGCGCTGGCCATCACCTCGCACCGGGGGCTCGCCCGGCGCATGGGACCCACCGCCTGGCGTCGCCTGCACGTCGCCGGCATGTGGATCATCGCGGCGGTGTTTACGTACTCATACTTCAAGCGCGTGCCGGGCAACTTCTGGTATGCGGTGCCGTCGGCGCTGATGTTTACCGCCTTCGTGGTGCGCTGGATCGCCAAGCGGGCACAAGCGCTGCGTCGAAGTGCGCATGCGCGGCCGCCGCTGCGGGCGGCCTGA
- a CDS encoding nucleoside hydrolase produces the protein MLKVIFDTDPGVDDALALLYLHKHAQIDLVGVTTTFGNASVESTTHNALYLKQAWNFAAPVARGAAGPLQPEATPEAWPVHIHGHNGLGNHPVPAELDVAADARPAHQLIIDLVRAHPGEVTLVAVGRMTNLALALQQAPDIAGLVRGVVIMGGAFHVNGNITPAAEANIWGDAEAADVVFTANWPVTAIGLDVTTRVEMDRDGLDKLAAIGGADAELVRALSQDYVDFYLQAGHKGMVVHDCCACIALTRPELFQFERASVRVATDGVARGMTIPKPEGLAFGPSVWDGHVVQSIAIGVDAAAVLADIEQTLKV, from the coding sequence ATGCTGAAAGTCATTTTCGATACCGACCCGGGCGTCGACGACGCCCTGGCCCTGCTGTACCTGCACAAGCACGCCCAGATCGACCTGGTCGGCGTCACCACCACCTTCGGCAATGCCTCGGTGGAGTCGACCACCCACAACGCGCTGTACCTGAAGCAGGCCTGGAACTTTGCCGCCCCGGTCGCGCGCGGTGCCGCTGGCCCGCTGCAGCCGGAAGCCACCCCGGAAGCCTGGCCGGTGCACATTCACGGCCACAACGGGCTGGGCAATCACCCGGTGCCGGCCGAACTGGACGTGGCCGCCGACGCGCGCCCCGCCCACCAGCTGATCATCGACCTGGTCCGCGCCCATCCGGGCGAAGTGACGCTGGTCGCGGTCGGCCGCATGACCAACCTGGCCCTGGCCCTGCAGCAGGCCCCGGACATCGCCGGCCTGGTGCGCGGCGTTGTGATCATGGGCGGCGCCTTCCACGTCAACGGCAACATCACCCCGGCCGCCGAGGCCAACATCTGGGGCGATGCCGAAGCCGCCGACGTGGTGTTCACCGCCAACTGGCCGGTCACCGCGATCGGCCTGGACGTGACCACCCGCGTGGAAATGGACCGTGACGGCCTGGACAAGCTGGCTGCGATCGGCGGTGCCGATGCCGAGCTGGTGCGTGCGCTGTCGCAGGACTACGTGGACTTCTACCTGCAGGCCGGCCACAAGGGCATGGTCGTGCATGACTGCTGCGCGTGCATCGCGCTGACCCGCCCGGAACTGTTCCAGTTCGAGCGCGCCAGCGTGCGCGTGGCCACCGACGGCGTCGCCCGCGGCATGACCATTCCCAAGCCGGAAGGTCTGGCATTCGGCCCCAGCGTGTGGGATGGCCACGTGGTGCAGTCGATTGCCATCGGCGTGGACGCGGCCGCGGTACTGGCCGACATCGAGCAGACCCTGAAGGTCTGA
- a CDS encoding redoxin family protein, with protein sequence MATLRGYALPLLLGLLGGAALLLAWPGADAGAQPLDAAPMAGFDGGGPWHNSSPLTLKQVRGQVVLVEFWTYTCSNCLNVAPHVHQWHVRYASQGLKVIGVHTPEFAYEGLPGNVRRAIARLDITWPVVQDNQYRIWNAWGNRFWPALYLLDRQGRVVYRHYGEGDYAHTESQIQRLLASP encoded by the coding sequence ATGGCCACACTGCGAGGGTATGCACTGCCCCTGCTGCTGGGCCTGCTGGGTGGAGCGGCGTTGTTGCTGGCATGGCCCGGCGCCGATGCCGGCGCGCAGCCGCTCGACGCAGCACCGATGGCGGGGTTCGACGGTGGCGGGCCATGGCACAACAGCTCCCCGCTCACACTGAAGCAGGTGCGGGGGCAGGTGGTGCTGGTCGAGTTCTGGACCTACACCTGCAGCAACTGCCTCAACGTGGCGCCGCATGTCCACCAGTGGCACGTACGGTACGCGTCGCAGGGCCTGAAGGTGATCGGCGTGCATACGCCGGAGTTCGCCTATGAAGGGCTGCCCGGCAACGTGCGCAGGGCCATCGCACGGTTGGATATCACCTGGCCGGTGGTGCAGGACAACCAGTACCGGATCTGGAACGCTTGGGGCAACCGCTTCTGGCCCGCGCTGTACCTGCTCGACCGGCAGGGGCGGGTGGTCTACCGCCATTACGGCGAGGGCGACTACGCGCATACCGAAAGCCAGATCCAGCGCCTGCTGGCCAGCCCCTGA
- a CDS encoding HvfC family RiPP maturation protein has translation MAESLATLQRRWADHVRDPSMAAPDGVEARRLAVYRRLCIDSLDTLLAGTLPRLQHQLGTPRWRDTVEHYYASHTCRTPLFPQIAGEFAAWLAMQDALALPAWAAELAHYESTQQSLHIEARAAGRSLHRVPVDSDVLAVSPLVRVLGYQWPVHVDEMLEPVLDAAPTLLLMRRMPEFRLQVEELSPLAYAVLSAFGDDGTRVDDVLQTVAEAHGVAPDELRAASIPVLRDLCTAAVLVASTDPRACRPTAGTAPSPFFEA, from the coding sequence ATGGCTGAGTCGCTGGCCACCCTGCAACGGCGTTGGGCCGACCATGTGCGCGACCCATCAATGGCCGCGCCCGATGGCGTCGAGGCGCGCCGGCTGGCAGTGTACCGCCGCCTGTGCATCGACAGCCTGGACACCCTGCTGGCTGGCACCCTGCCACGCCTGCAACACCAGTTGGGCACGCCGCGCTGGCGCGACACCGTGGAGCACTACTACGCCAGCCATACCTGCCGCACCCCGTTGTTCCCACAGATCGCTGGCGAATTCGCGGCCTGGCTGGCGATGCAGGACGCGCTGGCACTGCCGGCCTGGGCAGCGGAACTGGCGCACTACGAGAGCACGCAGCAGTCGCTGCACATTGAAGCGCGCGCCGCCGGGCGTTCGCTGCACCGCGTTCCGGTGGACAGTGATGTGCTGGCGGTCTCGCCGCTGGTGCGGGTGCTTGGCTACCAGTGGCCGGTACATGTGGACGAGATGCTGGAGCCGGTGCTGGATGCAGCTCCCACGCTGCTGCTGATGCGCCGCATGCCTGAATTCAGACTGCAGGTCGAGGAACTGAGCCCGCTGGCCTATGCAGTGCTGTCGGCCTTCGGCGATGACGGCACACGTGTGGATGACGTATTGCAGACCGTGGCTGAAGCCCATGGTGTCGCGCCGGATGAACTGCGTGCGGCCAGCATTCCAGTGCTGCGTGACCTCTGCACAGCAGCCGTTCTGGTTGCGTCGACTGATCCCCGGGCATGCCGGCCAACGGCCGGCACTGCCCCCTCTCCATTTTTCGAGGCCTGA
- a CDS encoding GntR family transcriptional regulator, protein MAIAPAPRSPKKRAPLYEEVAEHVRERIYDYRLPPGEWIDEPALCEELGISRTPLREALKLLAAEGLVQIDAGRGSRVTRLTLEDLNQLFPVMAMLEGRCAHEAVKHIDDTGVQQLEELHAAMETAAAEGNIAEYYRNNYLIHETVQHYAGNPWLIRITHDLHRILKMHRGRQLLTPGRTAQSLAEHRELMECFRRRDAQAAERTMERHLLSQGQALAAYVAAGGLLNVPAPLPTEGGG, encoded by the coding sequence ATGGCTATTGCCCCTGCCCCGCGGTCACCGAAGAAGCGCGCACCTCTGTACGAAGAGGTGGCCGAACACGTGCGCGAGCGCATCTACGACTACCGGCTGCCGCCGGGTGAGTGGATCGACGAGCCCGCGCTCTGCGAAGAACTGGGCATCAGCCGCACACCGCTGCGCGAGGCGCTGAAGCTGCTGGCCGCTGAAGGCCTGGTGCAGATCGATGCCGGTCGTGGCAGCCGGGTCACCCGGTTGACGCTGGAAGACCTCAACCAGCTGTTCCCGGTGATGGCGATGCTGGAAGGCCGCTGTGCACACGAGGCGGTGAAGCACATCGACGATACCGGCGTGCAGCAGCTGGAAGAGCTGCATGCAGCAATGGAGACGGCAGCGGCCGAAGGCAACATCGCCGAGTACTACCGCAACAACTACCTGATCCACGAAACCGTGCAGCACTACGCGGGCAATCCGTGGCTGATCCGTATCACCCACGACCTGCATCGCATCCTGAAGATGCATCGTGGCCGCCAGCTGTTGACGCCGGGCCGCACCGCGCAGTCGCTGGCCGAACACCGCGAGCTGATGGAATGCTTCCGCCGCCGCGACGCGCAGGCTGCCGAACGCACCATGGAACGCCATCTGCTCAGCCAGGGCCAGGCACTGGCCGCCTATGTGGCGGCGGGCGGCCTGCTGAACGTGCCGGCACCGTTGCCGACCGAAGGCGGCGGCTGA
- a CDS encoding HvfX family Cu-binding RiPP maturation protein: MISTASSVYTPRLDAVGRWLSPLALRTLLAWEFFESGREKLGGQNWFADLEGRFPFPFSALPASLNWQLATWLELVGAVMLLLGLATRSVAYVFWVLTVVAIAAVHWPDQWNGLGELWQGYAITDQGYGNFKLPLLFLAMLLPLILNGGGALSVDRLLAGSQHAPVGNDGLGWGVSLIALLLPVAALLPGIGFGGALLGGVLLVGYVLRRRRNA; this comes from the coding sequence ATGATCAGCACCGCCTCTTCCGTGTATACCCCCCGCCTGGACGCCGTCGGCCGCTGGCTCTCGCCATTGGCGCTGCGCACCCTGCTGGCCTGGGAGTTCTTTGAATCCGGCCGCGAAAAGCTGGGCGGCCAGAACTGGTTCGCCGACCTGGAAGGTCGCTTCCCGTTCCCGTTCTCCGCCCTGCCCGCATCACTGAACTGGCAGCTGGCCACCTGGCTGGAACTGGTGGGTGCAGTGATGCTGCTGCTCGGCCTGGCCACGCGCTCGGTGGCTTATGTGTTCTGGGTACTGACCGTGGTCGCCATCGCCGCCGTGCACTGGCCCGACCAATGGAACGGCCTGGGCGAACTCTGGCAGGGCTATGCGATCACCGACCAGGGCTACGGCAACTTCAAGCTGCCGCTGCTGTTCCTGGCCATGCTGCTGCCACTGATCCTCAACGGCGGTGGCGCACTCAGCGTCGACCGTCTGCTGGCCGGCTCGCAGCACGCCCCCGTTGGCAATGACGGCTTGGGTTGGGGCGTCAGCCTCATCGCCCTGCTGCTGCCGGTTGCCGCGCTGCTGCCCGGCATCGGCTTCGGCGGCGCCCTGCTCGGCGGTGTGCTGCTGGTGGGTTACGTACTGCGCCGTCGCCGCAACGCCTGA
- a CDS encoding MFS transporter: protein MTAARQRSMWVAGLSTVVEWYDFTLYLYFATVLSRVFFGGGEQALLVTLAGFAVSYLMRPLGALCFGHLGDRLGRRWMLLASMALMAAAMLATALLPTAATAGATAGVLLLVLRCVMAFSVGGEYTGVVAYLLESAPVRRRGLVTSLASAASEVGALLAVAISALTVALLPTAQLDSWGWRIPFFVGAALALVILVARSGMHESPEFERQRREGSIPATPLRHVLRNHPLAVARTFAISALGSITYYVGITYVPAFLHAQGHDEGDALWLSTIAAVAVIAITPLCGALSDRVGRRPMLLGLTVLAALLPLSLFAWMAQATAWGIALAAVLLACVAGGVSAVAAPATAEQFPGEGRVSGLALGVTMATAFFGGATPWLAQWWVERSGWAAAPGAMIALVAVLVLPVLWTLPETVPGRAKR, encoded by the coding sequence ATGACCGCGGCGCGACAGCGCTCGATGTGGGTGGCGGGCCTGTCCACGGTGGTGGAGTGGTACGACTTCACCCTGTACCTGTACTTCGCCACGGTCTTGTCGCGCGTGTTCTTCGGCGGTGGCGAGCAGGCGCTGCTGGTCACCCTGGCCGGCTTCGCGGTGTCCTACCTGATGCGTCCGCTGGGTGCGCTGTGCTTCGGCCACCTGGGTGACCGGCTGGGCCGGCGCTGGATGCTGCTGGCGTCGATGGCCTTGATGGCTGCGGCGATGCTGGCCACTGCACTGCTGCCGACAGCGGCCACCGCAGGTGCCACGGCGGGCGTGCTGCTGTTGGTACTGCGCTGCGTGATGGCGTTTTCGGTGGGCGGCGAGTACACCGGGGTGGTGGCGTATCTGCTGGAAAGCGCGCCGGTGCGGCGACGTGGCCTGGTGACCTCGCTCGCTTCGGCGGCCAGTGAAGTGGGCGCGCTGCTGGCGGTAGCGATCTCCGCGCTGACCGTGGCGCTGCTGCCCACCGCGCAGCTGGACAGCTGGGGCTGGCGTATTCCGTTCTTCGTTGGTGCTGCGCTGGCACTGGTGATCCTGGTCGCGCGCTCGGGCATGCACGAGTCGCCGGAGTTCGAGCGGCAGCGCCGCGAGGGCAGCATTCCGGCTACACCGCTTCGCCATGTACTGCGCAACCATCCGCTGGCGGTGGCACGCACCTTCGCGATCTCGGCGCTGGGCTCGATCACTTATTACGTCGGCATCACCTATGTGCCGGCATTCCTGCATGCGCAGGGGCATGACGAAGGTGATGCACTGTGGCTGTCGACGATTGCGGCAGTGGCGGTCATCGCGATCACGCCGCTGTGTGGTGCCCTGTCCGACCGCGTCGGGCGGCGGCCGATGCTGCTGGGCCTGACGGTGCTGGCAGCGCTGCTGCCGCTGTCCCTGTTCGCGTGGATGGCGCAGGCAACGGCATGGGGCATCGCGCTGGCCGCGGTGCTGCTGGCCTGCGTGGCCGGTGGGGTAAGTGCCGTTGCTGCGCCGGCCACGGCCGAACAATTCCCGGGCGAGGGCCGGGTCAGCGGCCTGGCACTAGGGGTGACCATGGCCACCGCCTTCTTCGGAGGGGCAACGCCATGGCTGGCGCAATGGTGGGTGGAGCGCAGCGGCTGGGCAGCGGCGCCGGGCGCGATGATCGCGCTGGTGGCGGTGCTGGTGCTGCCGGTGCTGTGGACCCTGCCCGAGACGGTCCCGGGCAGGGCCAAGCGCTAG
- a CDS encoding HvfB family MNIO-type RiPP peptide maturase produces the protein MTLPLPSNAAGLGLRRGLIDELLAMPAGAIDFLEVSPDNWIGVGGAHGTALRRLSERHRLTCHGLSLSLGGPDPLDRTLLAQTRAFLDLHQVQLYSEHLSYCVAGGHVYDLLPLPFTAEAVHHVAGRIAQVQDMLGRRIAVENISYYAVAGAEMSEIDFINAVLAEADCDLLLDVNNVFVNACNNGYDAFEFLARVPAQRVASLHVAGHFDEDDGFKIDTHGAPVKGVVWALLREAYARVGVRPTLLERDFNFPPLPELLAEVAQIRQAQAGAHWPEVAHG, from the coding sequence ATGACCCTGCCCCTGCCTTCCAATGCCGCCGGTCTTGGCCTGCGCCGTGGCCTGATCGACGAACTGCTGGCCATGCCGGCCGGTGCCATCGACTTCCTCGAAGTCTCGCCCGACAACTGGATCGGCGTCGGCGGTGCACACGGTACAGCGCTGCGCAGGTTGAGCGAACGCCACCGCCTGACCTGCCACGGCCTGTCGCTGTCGCTGGGCGGCCCTGATCCGCTGGACCGCACCCTGCTGGCCCAGACGCGTGCCTTCCTCGACCTGCACCAGGTGCAGCTCTACAGCGAACACCTGAGCTACTGCGTCGCCGGTGGCCACGTCTACGACCTGCTGCCGCTGCCGTTCACCGCCGAGGCCGTGCATCACGTCGCCGGGCGCATCGCCCAGGTGCAGGACATGCTGGGCCGACGCATCGCCGTGGAGAACATTTCCTACTACGCCGTTGCCGGCGCGGAAATGAGCGAGATCGACTTCATCAATGCCGTGCTCGCCGAGGCGGACTGCGACCTGCTGCTGGACGTCAACAACGTCTTCGTCAATGCCTGCAACAACGGCTACGACGCGTTCGAATTCCTGGCCCGCGTGCCGGCCCAGCGGGTCGCCTCGCTGCATGTGGCGGGCCACTTCGATGAAGACGATGGCTTCAAGATCGACACCCACGGTGCGCCGGTGAAAGGCGTGGTCTGGGCGCTGTTGCGCGAGGCCTATGCGCGGGTAGGCGTGCGCCCCACCCTGCTCGAACGCGACTTCAACTTCCCGCCACTGCCCGAGTTGCTGGCCGAGGTCGCGCAGATCCGCCAGGCACAGGCCGGGGCACATTGGCCCGAGGTGGCCCATGGCTGA